In Methanobacteriaceae archaeon, a single window of DNA contains:
- a CDS encoding DUF1284 domain-containing protein, translating into MKLILRGHHLLCLKGFQGYGYDENFTKNMIDVNSKRKMENTTITLTNSPDDVCKACPNLKNNVCENEKQNEKIVFMDNEVLKKIDSKKEYNSIELFEKIDEIFTTKESVSTICAKCMWHKECLFYQKLAKNQKL; encoded by the coding sequence ATGAAACTAATTTTAAGAGGACATCACTTATTATGTCTTAAAGGTTTTCAAGGATATGGCTATGATGAAAACTTCACTAAAAACATGATTGATGTTAATTCCAAAAGAAAAATGGAAAATACAACAATTACACTTACCAACAGCCCAGATGATGTGTGCAAAGCTTGTCCTAATCTAAAAAACAATGTTTGTGAAAATGAAAAGCAAAATGAAAAAATCGTTTTTATGGACAATGAGGTATTAAAAAAGATTGACTCTAAAAAAGAGTATAATTCCATTGAATTATTTGAAAAAATTGATGAAATTTTCACAACAAAAGAAAGTGTATCCACAATTTGTGCTAAATGTATGTGGCATAAAGAATGTTTATTTTATCAAAAATTAGCAAAAAACCAAAAACTATAA
- a CDS encoding V-type ATP synthase subunit D, which yields MAQDIIDGINPTRMELLSLKNRTKLAIKGHGLLKEKRDALIKEFFDILDRVKGIRENAEQSLKEAYDALIEAQIAMGDLAVRKAALSVKESIDVEISSRSVMGVAVPVTDVKMEERSIVDRGYGFSDTTIQLDEAAKKFEESLKYLIELGEVEKTIYLLAEEIEATKRRVNSLEHIMIPRFQNTEKYIDMRLQEMERENFVRLKMIRSTIEKNEKAAAAAAAAENAE from the coding sequence GAATTAATCCAACTCGTATGGAATTGTTATCTCTTAAAAACAGAACTAAACTTGCTATTAAAGGGCACGGTTTACTCAAAGAAAAAAGAGATGCTTTAATTAAAGAGTTTTTTGATATCTTGGATCGTGTCAAAGGTATTCGTGAAAACGCAGAACAAAGTCTTAAAGAAGCATACGATGCTTTAATTGAAGCTCAAATTGCTATGGGTGACTTAGCTGTTAGAAAAGCAGCATTATCCGTTAAAGAATCTATTGATGTTGAAATTTCATCAAGAAGTGTTATGGGTGTTGCTGTACCTGTAACCGATGTTAAAATGGAAGAAAGATCCATTGTAGACAGAGGTTATGGATTTTCCGACACTACTATTCAATTAGACGAAGCTGCTAAAAAATTCGAGGAATCATTAAAGTATTTAATCGAACTTGGTGAAGTAGAAAAAACTATCTACTTACTTGCTGAGGAAATCGAAGCTACCAAACGTAGAGTAAATTCTTTAGAACACATTATGATTCCTAGATTCCAAAATACTGAAAAGTATATTGATATGAGACTCCAAGAAATGGAAAGGGAAAACTTCGTTAGATTGAAAATGATTAGATCTACTATTGAGAAAAATGAAAAAGCTGCTGCTGCAGCTGCTGCAGCAGAAAATGCTGAATAA
- a CDS encoding biotin transporter BioY, which produces MNMENYYSARKNIFERIQDASTTTKVLMSLMMACFTGIMAQIIIPLPWTPVPVTAQTFAVLCSGLLLGKKYGCLSQIFYIVLGTAFIPWFAGMTGGIEVLLGSNIGFLVGFVIASYFVGFISEKYASSRSFTKMVAVISVANFALIYIPGLLGLALWLNMQGSAVGIFDLLMMGLIPFIIGDIVKIIGAASVSKAFLPKN; this is translated from the coding sequence ATTAATATGGAAAATTATTACAGTGCTAGAAAAAATATATTCGAAAGAATTCAAGATGCTAGTACTACAACCAAAGTACTTATGTCCTTAATGATGGCATGTTTTACTGGTATAATGGCACAAATCATTATCCCACTCCCATGGACTCCAGTACCAGTTACTGCTCAAACATTTGCAGTTTTATGCTCAGGTTTATTATTAGGTAAAAAATATGGATGTTTAAGCCAAATCTTCTACATTGTTTTAGGTACCGCATTCATCCCATGGTTTGCAGGAATGACTGGTGGAATTGAAGTATTACTTGGATCCAACATCGGATTCCTTGTAGGATTTGTAATTGCATCCTACTTCGTTGGATTTATATCTGAAAAATATGCAAGCAGCCGCAGTTTCACAAAAATGGTTGCTGTTATCTCAGTTGCAAACTTTGCACTTATCTACATACCAGGACTTTTAGGTCTTGCTTTATGGTTAAATATGCAAGGTAGTGCTGTTGGTATCTTTGATTTATTAATGATGGGTCTTATACCATTCATTATTGGAGATATCGTAAAAATCATTGGAGCAGCTTCTGTTTCCAAAGCATTTTTACCTAAAAACTAA
- a CDS encoding ATP-grasp domain-containing protein, producing the protein MEKLLLIGIDTRCMINSALQLDYELYSTSYFSTSDTPTIKNQKIILNESNDESCGIFEDLFSSETLLDISKDYLDEVDYIIPVSGISPTDFPKEYKKKILGTTDIEDIENKYKFYKKIKNKFLTPMTFRLSDIDEAFEINENYPNKQFILKPTQGSGGYNINLLDNSKDLQFNDSEFMLQEFVCGINVSSSVLGTKNDSKTVVNSRLLTMNDFEKNNSFIYVGNIIPLTNESMMENINEICDINEEMSETSQNLARRFNLIGSNGVDYILNENGLYVIELNPRIQGTFECVEKALGINMLEAHIKACQGEIVDIPKPEYYSYKRIIYSPNRMKYEKIDLDNIYDLPHIGSITEKAEPLLTIIDKDKDFEKLYKKVELTSKIVNKQARLHQQDIE; encoded by the coding sequence ATGGAAAAATTATTACTAATTGGAATTGACACTAGATGTATGATTAACAGTGCACTTCAATTAGATTATGAACTTTATTCTACTAGCTATTTTTCAACTTCTGATACTCCAACAATTAAAAATCAAAAAATTATTTTAAATGAAAGTAATGATGAAAGTTGCGGTATTTTTGAAGATCTTTTCAGCAGCGAGACTCTTCTAGACATTTCAAAAGATTATCTTGATGAAGTTGACTATATCATTCCTGTTTCTGGAATTTCACCAACTGATTTTCCAAAAGAATACAAAAAAAAGATTCTAGGAACAACTGACATAGAAGATATTGAAAATAAATACAAATTTTATAAAAAAATAAAAAACAAATTCTTAACTCCTATGACTTTTAGGTTATCTGATATAGATGAAGCATTTGAAATTAATGAAAATTATCCTAACAAGCAATTTATTTTAAAACCCACTCAAGGAAGTGGTGGATATAACATAAATCTTTTAGATAATTCAAAGGATTTGCAATTTAATGATAGTGAATTCATGTTGCAGGAATTTGTTTGTGGAATTAATGTAAGTTCATCAGTACTTGGAACAAAAAATGATTCAAAAACAGTAGTAAACTCAAGATTACTAACTATGAATGATTTTGAAAAAAATAACAGTTTCATATACGTAGGCAATATCATCCCCCTAACAAATGAATCCATGATGGAAAATATTAATGAAATCTGTGATATAAATGAAGAGATGAGTGAAACATCACAAAATTTAGCTCGTAGATTTAATTTAATTGGTTCTAATGGAGTTGACTATATCCTTAATGAAAATGGATTGTATGTCATTGAACTAAACCCAAGAATTCAGGGGACTTTTGAATGCGTAGAAAAAGCACTTGGAATAAATATGCTTGAAGCACATATAAAAGCATGTCAAGGAGAAATAGTCGATATACCAAAACCAGAATACTATTCCTATAAAAGAATTATATACTCACCAAACAGGATGAAATATGAAAAAATAGATTTAGACAATATCTATGATTTACCACACATCGGATCAATAACCGAAAAGGCAGAACCATTACTTACAATAATTGATAAAGATAAAGATTTTGAAAAATTATATAAAAAAGTAGAATTAACTAGTAAAATAGTTAACAAACAAGCTAGATTACACCAACAAGATATAGAATAA
- the dnaG gene encoding DNA primase DnaG → MGKGEELTTTKYLIHAQITANGIVEKPDVVGAVFGQTEGLLSNDLDLRELQRTGRIGRIQVNIRSNSGRAKGEIVIPSSLDRVETAILAASLETINRVGPCEAQIQTLRVEDVRAVKREQVVNRAKEIYKNMVESVGPTSIKMIEEVREAMRIHEISEYGEDHLPAGPSIHSSDAIIVVEGRSDVLNLLKYGIKNTVAVEGVSVPQSIGELSKKRTTTAFVDGDRGGELILKELLQIGEVDFITRAPKGKEVEDLEKDEVLVALRDKVPTAQFLATTNILNDSPNKKEHGKNNRNNKHNNHNKKQKYNNNHHHEEKTPEPVIEDDEVSLMKDMVKEFEGTGIGAILDEALNITKEVEVENLYEEIKNIEGNVDAVIFDGVISQRLIDVASQKNIKKLVAFKSVDIVKKPHNVKIITIN, encoded by the coding sequence ATGGGAAAAGGAGAAGAATTAACAACAACTAAATACTTAATTCATGCTCAGATTACTGCTAATGGTATTGTTGAAAAACCAGACGTTGTTGGTGCAGTATTCGGGCAGACTGAAGGATTACTTAGTAATGATTTAGATTTAAGAGAACTTCAAAGAACTGGAAGAATTGGAAGAATTCAAGTTAACATCCGTTCAAACAGTGGAAGAGCAAAAGGAGAAATTGTAATTCCATCCAGTTTAGACAGAGTTGAAACCGCCATTCTTGCAGCATCTCTCGAAACTATTAACCGTGTAGGTCCTTGTGAAGCTCAAATTCAAACTTTAAGAGTTGAAGACGTAAGAGCTGTTAAAAGAGAACAAGTTGTAAACCGTGCAAAAGAAATTTACAAAAACATGGTTGAAAGCGTTGGTCCTACCAGCATTAAAATGATTGAAGAAGTCAGAGAAGCTATGCGTATTCATGAAATCTCTGAATATGGTGAAGATCATTTACCTGCAGGTCCAAGTATTCACTCTTCCGATGCAATTATTGTAGTTGAAGGACGTAGTGATGTTTTAAACTTACTTAAATATGGTATTAAAAATACTGTTGCTGTTGAAGGTGTAAGTGTACCTCAATCAATTGGAGAATTAAGTAAAAAGAGAACTACAACTGCATTTGTTGATGGGGACAGAGGCGGAGAACTCATTTTAAAAGAACTTTTACAAATTGGTGAAGTTGACTTTATTACCCGTGCACCAAAAGGAAAAGAAGTTGAAGATTTAGAAAAAGACGAAGTTTTAGTTGCACTTAGAGACAAAGTTCCTACTGCACAATTCTTAGCTACTACTAACATCTTAAACGACAGTCCTAATAAAAAAGAACACGGTAAAAACAACCGTAACAACAAGCACAACAATCACAATAAAAAACAAAAATATAACAATAACCACCATCATGAAGAAAAAACTCCAGAACCAGTTATTGAAGATGACGAAGTAAGCTTAATGAAAGATATGGTTAAAGAATTCGAAGGCACTGGTATCGGAGCTATTTTAGATGAAGCATTAAACATAACCAAAGAAGTTGAAGTAGAAAACCTCTACGAAGAAATTAAAAATATCGAAGGAAATGTTGATGCTGTAATTTTCGATGGTGTTATCAGTCAAAGATTAATTGATGTTGCTTCACAAAAAAATATTAAAAAATTAGTTGCATTCAAATCTGTTGACATTGTTAAAAAACCACATAACGTTAAAATTATAACTATAAACTAA